The Alphaproteobacteria bacterium genome includes the window CGAGCCTGACCCACGCCGTCCGCGCTATCTGGTCACTGTGCGCGGCGAAGGCTACAGCCTGCGCACTGACGATGCCGGGGCGCGCGAGCTATGAGACCCCTTCGGCGCTTTCTGCCGGGCGGGTTGTTCGGCCGCTCGCTCTTGATCGTCATGGTACCATTGGTTTTGCTGCAGGCGGTCTCAGCCTACATTTTCTATAGCCGCCATTGGGAGGACGTAGGCCGCCGCTTGGCGCTCGGCCTGGCCGGCGAGATTGCGCTCTTGATTGATGCCGTCAAGGCCGATGGTAGCCAGGTCAACGCCTCCTGGCTGATCAACCGCGCTCGCCTCGACATGGCGGTCGAGGCTGCTTTCGAGCCCGGTGTCACGCTGCCCGATCGGCCATCGCACGTGTTCTTCGGTCCCGTCGACCAGACCCTCGCCCGGGTTCTACCGGAGCGCATCTCCCACCCCTACCAGTTCGACACCCACAGCAATCCCGACCGGATCAGTATCGCCGTCGAGCTAGCGACTGGTGTACTCACCGTTTCGGCATCACGCAAGCGTCTGTTCAGCAGTACAATCTATGTATTCATTCTCTGGATGGTCGGTACATCGCTGGTGCTTCTGACGCTGGCCATCTATTTTCTGCGTCGGCAAATCCGCCCTATCCGGGCCCTGGCGCATGCCGCCGACGGCTTTGGCAAGGGCGTGCTGATCGCCGACTTCAAACCATATGGCGCCACGGAGGTGCGCCAGGCTGCTCGCGCCTTCTTGCGCATGCGCGAGCGCATCCGTCGCCAGTTGACCCAACGCACGGAGATGCTGGCGGGTGTCAGCCACGATTTGCGCACGCCTCTGACACGAATGAAGCTGCAACTCGAGATGGATGCCGATGCCGGAGCCATTGCTGCCCTTAAGGCCGACGTCACCGATATGGAACGCATGATCGAGGGCTATCTTGCCTTCGCTCGTGGCGAAGACAGTGAGGAAACGACTGAAGTAACGCTCGCCGATTTATTGGCGGAAGTGGCTGCGGACGCCAAGCGCAACGACATCGCGCTAACGCTCGGCGGGGTGCCCGACGGCGTCATGCTGGCGCTGCGCCGGAACGCTGTCAAGCGCGCCCTGACCAATCTCATCGACAACGCAGCGCGCTACGGTAGCCGTGTCAACCTCGCTGCAACCTTGGGGCAAGAGACCTTATCGATCACGATCGACGACGACGGTCCGGGTATTCCCGCCGAAAGCCGTGAGGCGGTGCTCAAACCTTTCTTCCGCCTCGACCCCTCGCGTAATCCGGACACCGGCGGTGTCGGTTTGGGCCTCTCGATCGCTACAGACGTGATGCGCAACCATGGCGGCGACTTGCGGCTTGAAGATGCGCCGCTAGGCGGCTTGCGCGCTCACGCGACACTTCCGATTTGACAGAACAGGCGGTACACATCAGCGGATCTTGAGCCACCGATTCTGTGATAACACTATTCGCACATCATGGTGCAGGTTTGCGATGCTTACTCTGTGGGTGGATTACCATCAACCTTTGGGACATCACCCTTTAGCTCCGCACATGGAAGTTGGTGGGTTCCCCAAATTTGGATTTCTGGCTTCAGCCACGTGGCATCGTCTAGAGTGCCTGCCTTGATGAACAGCAGGTCT containing:
- a CDS encoding ATP-binding protein, which encodes MRPLRRFLPGGLFGRSLLIVMVPLVLLQAVSAYIFYSRHWEDVGRRLALGLAGEIALLIDAVKADGSQVNASWLINRARLDMAVEAAFEPGVTLPDRPSHVFFGPVDQTLARVLPERISHPYQFDTHSNPDRISIAVELATGVLTVSASRKRLFSSTIYVFILWMVGTSLVLLTLAIYFLRRQIRPIRALAHAADGFGKGVLIADFKPYGATEVRQAARAFLRMRERIRRQLTQRTEMLAGVSHDLRTPLTRMKLQLEMDADAGAIAALKADVTDMERMIEGYLAFARGEDSEETTEVTLADLLAEVAADAKRNDIALTLGGVPDGVMLALRRNAVKRALTNLIDNAARYGSRVNLAATLGQETLSITIDDDGPGIPAESREAVLKPFFRLDPSRNPDTGGVGLGLSIATDVMRNHGGDLRLEDAPLGGLRAHATLPI